A section of the Hemibagrus wyckioides isolate EC202008001 linkage group LG04, SWU_Hwy_1.0, whole genome shotgun sequence genome encodes:
- the LOC131351582 gene encoding protein mono-ADP-ribosyltransferase PARP12-like isoform X1, with the protein MASVVSNHILKALCNNQCCLEFQQLHGILRQSFTVDHGLLQLTLLDSSRFRVVDEESAVRALSPTALLIATTSLGLCKDPTKCTSCEELHLCRYLVCGNCRFGNKCKNSHDLKSPHNSELLKKRNLHFLEDAQLFQLLLQNEPSLVPEICSHYNKGNGEHGSCKYQTSCTSLHICQHFLQDDCKFGAVCKRAHNFDSTAMKILIGRGFSPDNIRTLQKTYKNKFLLTNQTDKTISKGAEKDMQVKRQPSRSSVSDADPDEICLFYVRKGCSFKDKCVRLHHERPYKWEIVDEVGVSWKPFPNEEDVEKDYCDPANDTSSGLLTVDFTSMMCGKKKVRRLSTASSVTKPPHFILTTEWLWYWKNDKGQWIEYGYGEDGKQVTSITSKALENVFLSEIETEIPFSLGGNDYVLNITEMYQQNKRYKTKRAVRRRPRFISAQDIKGKSARDGAETTSCSSVDVPSHWDKAALPSFSYTTVTLSRSEPDYEKITSLFKRTMSSSTIHSVKRVQNPSLWKVFQWQKEQMKERNGGGKIDERQLFHGTDKSLIEAICEQNFDWRISGAHGSLYGKGSYFARDAKYSDRYAVSKGSTKMMFVALVLVGEFIRGSSTYLRPPQKTPKEGFYDSCVDNPSNPAIFVIFEKYQIYPEYIIEYS; encoded by the exons ATGGCGTCTGTCGTGTCCAACCACATCCTTAAAGCGCTTTGTAATAACCAGTGCTGTTTGGAGTTCCAGCAGCTGCACGGTATTTTACGGCAAAGTTTCACGGTGGATCACGGGCTCCTGCAGCTCACACTGCTGGACAGCTCGCGCTTCCGTGTTGTGGATGAGGAATCGGCAGTGCGCGCGCTCAGTCCCACTGCTTTACTTATTGCGACAACGTCGTTAGGTTTGTGTAAAGACCCGACGAAATGCACGAGCTGTGAGGAACTGCACTTGTGTCGGTATCTAGTGTGCGGAAACTGCAGATTCGG GAATAAATGCAAAAACTCTCACGATTTGAAATCGCCACATAATTCTGAACTCCTGAAAAAGAGGAATCTACATTTCCTTGAAGATGCACAGTTGTTTCAACTTCTGCTACAGAATGAACCATCTCTTGTTCCAGAG ATTTGTTCTCACTATAATAAGGGAAATGGAGAACATGGAAGCTGTAAATATCAGACTTCCTGCACCAGCCTGCACATCTGCCAGCACTTCCTACAAGATGACTGTAAATTTGGAGCTGTCTGCAAGCGAGCTCATAATTTCGATTCAACTGCCATGAAAATTTTGATCGGCAGAGGTTTCAGCCCAGACAATATTCGCACTCTTCAGAAAACATACAAGAATAAGTTTCTTCTCACCAATCAGACTGACAAGACTATCTCCAAAGGAGCAGAGAAAG ACATGCAAGTGAAAAGACAGCCCTCCAGAAGCTCAGTAAGTGACGCAGACCCCGATGAAATCTGCCTCTTTTACGTGCGCAAGGGATGCAGTTTCAAAG ATAAATGTGTCCGTCTTCATCATGAGCGACCTTATAAATGGGAGATTGTGGATGAAGTTGGAGTGTCATGGAAACCATTTCCCAATGAAGAGGATGTTGAGAAGGACTACTGTGATCCAGCTAATGACACAAG CTCCGGGCTTCTGACTGTGGACTTCACTTCAATGATGtgtggaaagaaaaaagttcGTCGTCTGTCCACAGCGTCCTCCGTCACCAAACCTCCTCACTTCATCCTGACCACAGAGTGGCTTTGGTACTGGAAGAATGATAAAGGGCAATGGATTGAATATGGCTATGGG GAAGATGGAAAACAAGTGACATCGATCACCTCAAAAGCCTTAGAGAACGTGTTCCTCTCTGAAATTGAAACCGAAATTCCATTCAGCCTGGGTGGGAATGATTATGTGCTCAACATAACAG AAATGtatcaacaaaacaaaaggtACAAAACAAAACGAGCGGTTCGACGAAGGCCACGATTTATTTCAGCTCAAGACATTAAGGGAAAATCAGCAAG GGATGGTGCAGAAACCACCAGCTGCTCCTCTGTGGATGTTCCTAGTCACTGGGATAAAGCAGCTCTGCCCAGCTTCTCCTATACG ACTGTTACTCTCTCAAGGTCTGAACCAGATTATGAAAAAATAACTTCATTGTTTAAACGGACGATGTCCTCGAGCACCATCCACAGTGTCAAGAGAGTGCAAAATCCTTCACTCTGGAAGGTTTTTCAATG GCAGAAAGAACAGATGAAGGAGAGGAATGGAGGAGGAAAGATAGATGAACGTCAGCTCTTCCATGGCACAGATAAATCTCTGATTGAGGCCATCTGTGAGCAGAACTTTGACTGGAGGATTTCCGGTGCGCACGGATCACTTTATGGCAAAG GAAGTTACTTTGCCAGAGATGCCAAGTACTCAGATAGATACGCTGTATCCAAAGGCAGCACTAAGATGATGTTTGTTGCTCTTGTCCTTGTTGGAGAATTTATCAGAGGATCCAGCACTTATCTCCGACCCCCACAGAAGACACCGAAGGAAGGATTTTATGATAGTTGTGTGGACAATCCAAGCAACCCGGCTATTTTTGTCATCTTTGAGAAGTATCAGATCTATCCCGAGTACATCATTGAATACTCTTAA
- the LOC131352348 gene encoding protein mono-ADP-ribosyltransferase PARP12-like: MSHVISSFIFQAVCQLGGSLDFQTLGQILRKRFTVADEVVQEALCDFDRFLVVQGCEKRSDCEVFSADTVIIAKTPLRVCQSLPGQCAGCETLHLCRYLVCGNCRFREKCKNSHALDSFHNSTLVSKVGLQELGQSAIFQLLLQNDPYLLPEVCSHYNKGNGEHGACRYQASCTNLHVCQHFLQDDCKFGATCKRAHSFDATAVKVLNNRGLSPENINNFGKIYKNRFLISSHKEEPPGPLYLAKTASPGTAAGESSKPAKEPDPNEICLFFIRRGCSFKEKCVRVHCHLPYKWQVLDKNGLTWKDLSNGEEIEKAFCNPANEVSPGPENVNFISMTCGGRQVRRLSTVSSVTKPPNFILTTEWLWYWKNNKEEWIEYGQGEDAQLSTPLTSQTLENIYHSDPQSEVPVSSGTHTYMLYLKDMYQRNVLYQTKREIRRRPRFVSALEVESKLKGETSSSSSVAVPAHWDRGALPSFSYKLVPLSRTEAEFLMVEKLFKQTMPKYKVNSIERNQNSSLWKVFQWQKEQMKERNGGRDVDERLLFHGTRESLIEAICEQNFDWRVCGVNGTLYGKGSYFARDASYSDQYSQSADTTKKMFVARVLVGHYTSGHNSLLRPPPKTMGKGFYDSCVDDCSNPSIFVIFEKYQIYPEFIIEYAPEESRCLIS, encoded by the exons ATGTCCCATGTAATATCGTCGTTTATTTTTCAGGCAGTTTGCCAGCTTGGAGGCAGTCTGGACTTTCAAACTTTGGGTCAGATCTTGCGGAAACGTTTCACAGTAGCAGATGAAGTGGTTCAAGAAGCTCTCTGTGATTTTGACCGCTTCTTGGTGGTGCAAGGCTGTGAGAAAAGATCAGACTGTGAGGTTTTCAGTGCTGACACTGTGATCATCGCTAAAACACCACTGAGAGTTTGTCAGAGCCTCCCTGGACAGTGTGCTGGCTGTGAAACTCTGCACCTGTGCAGGTACTTGGTTTGCGGGAACTGCAGGTTCAG ggaaaaatgcaaaaactccCACGCCTTGGATTCCTTTCATAATTCAACACTCGTGAGCAAAGTTGGACTCCAGGAACTTGGACAGTCTGCAATTTTCCAGCTATTGTTGCAGAATGATCCCTACCTCCTGCCAGag GTGTGCAGCCACTATAATAAGGGGAATGGAGAACATGGAGCCTGTAGGTATCAGGCGTCCTGCACTAACCTGCACGTCTGCCAGCACTTCCTGCAGGATGACTGTAAATTCGGTGCCACCTGCAAAAGAGCTCATTCATTTGATGCCACTGCAGTGAAAGTTCTTAATAACAGAGGACTCAGCCCCGAAAACATCAACAACTTCGGCAAGATTTACAAAAACAGGTTTTTGATCAGTTCTCATAAGGAAGAACCACCTGGTCCTCTTTACCTGGCTAAAACGGCCAGTCCTGGAACAG CTGCTGGAGAAAGTTCAAAGCCTGCAAAGGAACCTGATCCAAATGAGATTTGCCTTTTCTTCATTCGCAGAGGTTGCAGTTTTAAAG aGAAGTGTGTCCGTGTTCATTGCCACTTGCCGTATAAATGGCAGGTTTTGGATAAGAATGGACTGACATGGAAAGACTTGTCAAATGGAGAGGAAATTGAGAAGGCCTTCTGTAATCCAGCTAATGAAGTGAG TCCAGGGCCTGAGAATGTTAACTTCATCTCCATGACATGTGGAGGGAGACAAGTTCGCCGTCTGTCCACAGTGTCGTCTGTTACCAAGCCACCTAACTTCATCCTGACCACTGAGTGGCTCTGGTactggaaaaataataaagaagaatGGATTGAATATGGACAGGGG GAGGATGCACAGCTGTCAACTCCTCTAACTTCTCAGACACTAGAGAACATTTACCACTCGGATCCGCAGAGTGAAGTCCCTGTCAGTTCTGGTACCCACACATACATGCTATATTTAAAAG ACATGTATCAGCGAAACGTTCTGTACCAAACCAAACGAGAGATTCGGAGGAGGCCACGATTTGTGTCTGCTCTAGAGGTTGAGAGCAAGCTTAAAGG TGAAACCTCCAGCTCTTCCTCTGTGGCAGTTCCTGCTCACTGGGATAGAGGAGCTTTACCCAGCTTCTCATACAAG CTGGTTCCCCTGTCTAGGACAGAGGCTGAATTCCTCATGGTAGAGAAGCTCTTTAAACAAACCATGCCCAAGTACAAAGTCAACAgcattgagaggaaccagaacaGCTCACTGTGGAAAGTTTTCCAGTG GCAGAAAGAACAGATGAAGGAGCGGAACGGAGGGAGAGATGTGGATGAGAGACTCTTGTTTCACGGCACACGGGAATCTCTAATAGAGGCCATCTGTGAGCAGAACTTCGACTGGAGGGTTTGTGGGGTGAACGGCACATTATATGGAAAAG gAAGTTATTTTGCCAGAGATGCCTCCTACTCTGACCAATACTCTCAGTCTGCAGACACCACCAAAAAGATGTTTGTGGCACGGGTTCTGGTGGGTCACTACACCAGCGGCCACAACAGCTTGCTCCGTCCACCTCCTAAAACCATGGGCAAAGGCTTCTATGACAGCTGTGTGGATGACTGCAGCAATCCAAGCATTTTTGTCATCTTTGAGAAGTATCAGATTTACCCTGAATTCATTATAGAATATGCTCCTGAGGAGTCCAGATGTTTGATTTCATAA
- the LOC131351582 gene encoding protein mono-ADP-ribosyltransferase PARP12-like isoform X2, which yields MASVVSNHILKALCNNQCCLEFQQLHGILRQSFTVDHGLLQLTLLDSSRFRVVDEESAVRALSPTALLIATTSLGLCKDPTKCTSCEELHLCRYLVCGNCRFGNKCKNSHDLKSPHNSELLKKRNLHFLEDAQLFQLLLQNEPSLVPEICSHYNKGNGEHGSCKYQTSCTSLHICQHFLQDDCKFGAVCKRAHNFDSTAMKILIGRGFSPDNIRTLQKTYKNKFLLTNQTDKTISKGAEKDMQVKRQPSRSSVSDADPDEICLFYVRKGCSFKDKCVRLHHERPYKWEIVDEVGVSWKPFPNEEDVEKDYCDPANDTSSGLLTVDFTSMMCGKKKVRRLSTASSVTKPPHFILTTEWLWYWKNDKGQWIEYGYGEDGKQVTSITSKALENVFLSEIETEIPFSLGGNDYVLNITEMYQQNKRYKTKRAVRRRPRFISAQDIKGKSARDGAETTSCSSVDVPSHWDKAALPSFSYTTVTLSRSEPDYEKITSLFKRTMSSSTIHSVKRVQNPSLWKVFQWQKEQMKERNGGGKIDERQLFHGTDKSLIEAICEQNFDWRISGAHGSLYGKVVLILQTTVE from the exons ATGGCGTCTGTCGTGTCCAACCACATCCTTAAAGCGCTTTGTAATAACCAGTGCTGTTTGGAGTTCCAGCAGCTGCACGGTATTTTACGGCAAAGTTTCACGGTGGATCACGGGCTCCTGCAGCTCACACTGCTGGACAGCTCGCGCTTCCGTGTTGTGGATGAGGAATCGGCAGTGCGCGCGCTCAGTCCCACTGCTTTACTTATTGCGACAACGTCGTTAGGTTTGTGTAAAGACCCGACGAAATGCACGAGCTGTGAGGAACTGCACTTGTGTCGGTATCTAGTGTGCGGAAACTGCAGATTCGG GAATAAATGCAAAAACTCTCACGATTTGAAATCGCCACATAATTCTGAACTCCTGAAAAAGAGGAATCTACATTTCCTTGAAGATGCACAGTTGTTTCAACTTCTGCTACAGAATGAACCATCTCTTGTTCCAGAG ATTTGTTCTCACTATAATAAGGGAAATGGAGAACATGGAAGCTGTAAATATCAGACTTCCTGCACCAGCCTGCACATCTGCCAGCACTTCCTACAAGATGACTGTAAATTTGGAGCTGTCTGCAAGCGAGCTCATAATTTCGATTCAACTGCCATGAAAATTTTGATCGGCAGAGGTTTCAGCCCAGACAATATTCGCACTCTTCAGAAAACATACAAGAATAAGTTTCTTCTCACCAATCAGACTGACAAGACTATCTCCAAAGGAGCAGAGAAAG ACATGCAAGTGAAAAGACAGCCCTCCAGAAGCTCAGTAAGTGACGCAGACCCCGATGAAATCTGCCTCTTTTACGTGCGCAAGGGATGCAGTTTCAAAG ATAAATGTGTCCGTCTTCATCATGAGCGACCTTATAAATGGGAGATTGTGGATGAAGTTGGAGTGTCATGGAAACCATTTCCCAATGAAGAGGATGTTGAGAAGGACTACTGTGATCCAGCTAATGACACAAG CTCCGGGCTTCTGACTGTGGACTTCACTTCAATGATGtgtggaaagaaaaaagttcGTCGTCTGTCCACAGCGTCCTCCGTCACCAAACCTCCTCACTTCATCCTGACCACAGAGTGGCTTTGGTACTGGAAGAATGATAAAGGGCAATGGATTGAATATGGCTATGGG GAAGATGGAAAACAAGTGACATCGATCACCTCAAAAGCCTTAGAGAACGTGTTCCTCTCTGAAATTGAAACCGAAATTCCATTCAGCCTGGGTGGGAATGATTATGTGCTCAACATAACAG AAATGtatcaacaaaacaaaaggtACAAAACAAAACGAGCGGTTCGACGAAGGCCACGATTTATTTCAGCTCAAGACATTAAGGGAAAATCAGCAAG GGATGGTGCAGAAACCACCAGCTGCTCCTCTGTGGATGTTCCTAGTCACTGGGATAAAGCAGCTCTGCCCAGCTTCTCCTATACG ACTGTTACTCTCTCAAGGTCTGAACCAGATTATGAAAAAATAACTTCATTGTTTAAACGGACGATGTCCTCGAGCACCATCCACAGTGTCAAGAGAGTGCAAAATCCTTCACTCTGGAAGGTTTTTCAATG GCAGAAAGAACAGATGAAGGAGAGGAATGGAGGAGGAAAGATAGATGAACGTCAGCTCTTCCATGGCACAGATAAATCTCTGATTGAGGCCATCTGTGAGCAGAACTTTGACTGGAGGATTTCCGGTGCGCACGGATCACTTTATGGCAAAG TGGTATTGATTCTTCAGACAACTGTAGAATGA